One Cucumis sativus cultivar 9930 chromosome 1, Cucumber_9930_V3, whole genome shotgun sequence DNA segment encodes these proteins:
- the LOC101220743 gene encoding pentatricopeptide repeat-containing protein At1g62350 isoform X2 — MIFLLLFTKLYNVVRKEVWYRPDMFFYRDMLMMLAKNKRVEETKQVWEDLKKEGVLFDQHTFGDIIRAYLDNTMLSEAMDIYREMRESPDRPLSLPFRVILKGLIPYPELREQVKDDFLELFPDMIVYDPPEDLFEEDEDRNKSEDD, encoded by the coding sequence TTGTATAACGTGGTCCGTAAAGAAGTATGGTACCGGCCCGACATGTTCTTTTATAGAGATATGCTTATGATGCTTGCAAAGAACAAAAGGGTAGAGGAAACAAAACAAGTATGGGAGGATCTGAAAAAAGAGGGAGTGTTATTTGATCAGCATACTTTTGGAGACATTATTCGAGCATACTTGGATAATACAATGCTCTCTGAGGCCATGGATATATATCGTGAAATGAGAGAATCTCCTGATAGGCCTTTATCTTTGCCTTTTCGTGTCATTCTTAAGGGCCTTATTCCATATCCAGAATTGAGAGAACAAGTTAAAGATGACTTCTTGGAGCTCTTCCCTGATATGATCGTCTACGATCCACCAGAAGActtgtttgaagaagatgaagatagaAACAAGAGTGAAGATGATTAA
- the LOC101220977 gene encoding pentatricopeptide repeat-containing protein At4g28010 isoform X1, which translates to MNSQIHLLKRCSARVLRIHPFSSTPLPNSVSDIDSHLVSLCQSLTPRNANHAFSLFHSAIASNSLPSGFTCNALMAALTRTRNYPMALSVYGKMTYANVFLGFRSLCCLIECFVYTREVNYAFGVLGLIIKQGYVVSTFVFNVMLTGLCRIGDVERAIESFHEMKRFSVLPDVITYNVLMNGLCKNEKFEEALRFLDEMEVICQPNMVTYTTMVDGLCKGGRLQIAEGLLERMKKKGLQADVVMYSAVISGFCNNGNSSRGKELFNEMLEMGICPNVVTYSCLMHGLCKEGQWEEAKAMLNLMTDRGICPDVVTYTCLIDGLCKNGRAKQALNILNLMLEKGEEPNTVTYNVLLDGLCKGGLIEESCKVMDSMIKKGKNPDIVTYNTLLVGLCKDGKVDEGILLFNSTLKDNCHIKPDIVTFNMLIQGLCNEGRVEEAVEIFNTMTEQRIYGDLMTFNLLIGGYLTAGMINKAMEMWKHVLNLGFVPNSNTYSVMIKGLCGLGMISIAKGLFGRMRIHGPNPTVIDYNTLISSMCKEGSIEQAKRLFQEMSNVNLEPDIITFNTIINGSLKAGDLSYFQELLMEMVGKGLAPDAVTFSTLINRLSKSGLMSEAKIVFEKLIACGLTPDVFVYDSLLKAYRLNNETAEIIGLLNDMAKKSVVLDQELTCTILTCLCQSSDHAAILDSLPNFSQPTSDGKQITCSELLLRLHKSHPELKLPVEN; encoded by the coding sequence ATGAATTCTCAAATCCATCTCCTCAAACGTTGCTCTGCTCGAGTTCTTCGTATCCACCCCTTTTCTTCGACCCCTTTGCCAAATTCTGTTTCCGATATCGATTCCCACTTAGTTTCCCTTTGCCAAAGTCTTACTCCACGAAACGCCAACCACgccttttctctctttcatagTGCCATAGCTTCTAATTCTCTTCCTTCTGGGTTTACCTGCAACGCACTCATGGCTGCTCTCACCAGGACGAGAAATTACCCAATGGCTTTATCTGTTTATGGTAAGATGACTTATGCAAATGTTTTTCTGGGTTTCAGATCACTTTGTTGTTTAATCGAATGCTTTGTTTATACTCGTGAAGTGAATTATGCGTTTGGGGTTCTGGGGTTGATTATTAAACAGGGTTATGTAGTTAGTACCTTTGTTTTCAATGTTATGCTCACGGGGTTGTGTCGAATTGGGGATGTAGAGAGAGCAATTGAGTCGtttcatgaaatgaaaagattttCGGTATTACCAGATGTGATTACTTATAATGTGCTCATGAACGGACTTTGCAAGAatgagaaatttgaagaagcGCTTCGATTTCTTGACGAAATGGAGGTGATTTGCCAGCCGAATATGGTGACATATACGACCATGGTGGATGGGCTTTGTAAGGGTGGAAGATTACAAATAGCAGAGGGTTTATTggagagaatgaagaagaagggatTGCAAGCGGATGTTGTTATGTATAGTGCAGTTATAAGTGGTTTTTGTAACAATGGAAATTCCTCTAGGGGAAAAGAACTCTTCAATGAGATGCTAGAGATGGGAATTTGTCCTAATGTAGTTACATATAGTTGTTTGATGCATGGTTTATGTAAGGAAGGGCAATGGGAGGAAGCAAAGGCAATGCTGAATCTTATGACGGACCGTGGTATTTGCCCTGATGTTGTCACTTATACATGTTTGATCGACGGGCTTTGCAAAAATGGGAGAGCTAAGCAAGCCTTGAACATATTAAATCTGATGCTAGAGAAAGGTGAAGAACCTAATACTGTCACTTATAATGTTCTTCTAGATGGTCTGTGCAAAGGGGGACTAATAGAGGAGTCCTGTAAAGTCATGGATAGTATGATCAAGAAGGGGAAGAATCCTGATATTGTTACTTATAATACTTTGCTCGTAGGACTTTGCAAGGATGGGAAGGTTGATGAAggaattttactttttaattcaacattGAAGGATAACTGCCATATTAAACCTGATATTGTCACCTTTAATATGTTGATTCAAGGGCTCTGTAATGAAGGTCGTGTTGAGGAGGCTGTGGAGATCTTTAATACAATGACAGAACAAAGAATCTATGGCGACTTAATGACTTTCAATTTACTAATTGGAGGTTATCTCACAGCAGGAATGATCAACAAGGCTATGGAAATGTGGAAGCATGTATTAAACTTGGGGTTTGTTCCTAATTCAAATACCTACAGTGTAATGATTAAAGGACTTTGTGGCTTGGGTATGATTAGCATTGCTAAAGGACTTTTTGGCAGAATGAGAATACATGGGCCTAATCCAACTGTGATCGATTACAATACATTGATTTCATCCATGTGCAAGGAAGGTAGTATAGAACAAGCTAAGAGGTTGTTTCAAGAAATGAGTAATGTAAATCTAGAACCAGATATTATTACATTCAATACCATAATCAATGGATCTCTAAAAGCTGGGGATTTGTCGTATTTCCAAGAGCTACTAATGGAAATGGTTGGAAAAGGCTTAGCTCCAGATGCTGTaacattttcaactttaattaatcGATTATCAAAAAGTGGTCTGATGTCTGAAgctaaaattgtttttgagaaattgaTTGCTTGTGGCTTGACTCCAGATGTCTTTGTATATGATTCCTTACTAAAGGCATATCGTTTAAACAATGAAACTGCAGAAATTATTGGCTTGCTCAACGATATGGCCAAAAAGAGTGTTGTTCTTGACCAAGAATTAACTTGCACCATCTTAACATGCCTTTGCCAGAGTTCAGATCATGCTGCTATCTTGGATTCCCTGCCAAACTTTTCACAACCAACATCGGATGGAAAACAAATAACATGCAGTGAATTGTTGCTTAGACTTCATAAATCTCATCCAGAGCTTAAGTTACctgttgaaaattaa
- the LOC101220977 gene encoding pentatricopeptide repeat-containing protein At4g28010 isoform X2 has translation MNEKFEEALRFLDEMEVICQPNMVTYTTMVDGLCKGGRLQIAEGLLERMKKKGLQADVVMYSAVISGFCNNGNSSRGKELFNEMLEMGICPNVVTYSCLMHGLCKEGQWEEAKAMLNLMTDRGICPDVVTYTCLIDGLCKNGRAKQALNILNLMLEKGEEPNTVTYNVLLDGLCKGGLIEESCKVMDSMIKKGKNPDIVTYNTLLVGLCKDGKVDEGILLFNSTLKDNCHIKPDIVTFNMLIQGLCNEGRVEEAVEIFNTMTEQRIYGDLMTFNLLIGGYLTAGMINKAMEMWKHVLNLGFVPNSNTYSVMIKGLCGLGMISIAKGLFGRMRIHGPNPTVIDYNTLISSMCKEGSIEQAKRLFQEMSNVNLEPDIITFNTIINGSLKAGDLSYFQELLMEMVGKGLAPDAVTFSTLINRLSKSGLMSEAKIVFEKLIACGLTPDVFVYDSLLKAYRLNNETAEIIGLLNDMAKKSVVLDQELTCTILTCLCQSSDHAAILDSLPNFSQPTSDGKQITCSELLLRLHKSHPELKLPVEN, from the exons ATG AatgagaaatttgaagaagcGCTTCGATTTCTTGACGAAATGGAGGTGATTTGCCAGCCGAATATGGTGACATATACGACCATGGTGGATGGGCTTTGTAAGGGTGGAAGATTACAAATAGCAGAGGGTTTATTggagagaatgaagaagaagggatTGCAAGCGGATGTTGTTATGTATAGTGCAGTTATAAGTGGTTTTTGTAACAATGGAAATTCCTCTAGGGGAAAAGAACTCTTCAATGAGATGCTAGAGATGGGAATTTGTCCTAATGTAGTTACATATAGTTGTTTGATGCATGGTTTATGTAAGGAAGGGCAATGGGAGGAAGCAAAGGCAATGCTGAATCTTATGACGGACCGTGGTATTTGCCCTGATGTTGTCACTTATACATGTTTGATCGACGGGCTTTGCAAAAATGGGAGAGCTAAGCAAGCCTTGAACATATTAAATCTGATGCTAGAGAAAGGTGAAGAACCTAATACTGTCACTTATAATGTTCTTCTAGATGGTCTGTGCAAAGGGGGACTAATAGAGGAGTCCTGTAAAGTCATGGATAGTATGATCAAGAAGGGGAAGAATCCTGATATTGTTACTTATAATACTTTGCTCGTAGGACTTTGCAAGGATGGGAAGGTTGATGAAggaattttactttttaattcaacattGAAGGATAACTGCCATATTAAACCTGATATTGTCACCTTTAATATGTTGATTCAAGGGCTCTGTAATGAAGGTCGTGTTGAGGAGGCTGTGGAGATCTTTAATACAATGACAGAACAAAGAATCTATGGCGACTTAATGACTTTCAATTTACTAATTGGAGGTTATCTCACAGCAGGAATGATCAACAAGGCTATGGAAATGTGGAAGCATGTATTAAACTTGGGGTTTGTTCCTAATTCAAATACCTACAGTGTAATGATTAAAGGACTTTGTGGCTTGGGTATGATTAGCATTGCTAAAGGACTTTTTGGCAGAATGAGAATACATGGGCCTAATCCAACTGTGATCGATTACAATACATTGATTTCATCCATGTGCAAGGAAGGTAGTATAGAACAAGCTAAGAGGTTGTTTCAAGAAATGAGTAATGTAAATCTAGAACCAGATATTATTACATTCAATACCATAATCAATGGATCTCTAAAAGCTGGGGATTTGTCGTATTTCCAAGAGCTACTAATGGAAATGGTTGGAAAAGGCTTAGCTCCAGATGCTGTaacattttcaactttaattaatcGATTATCAAAAAGTGGTCTGATGTCTGAAgctaaaattgtttttgagaaattgaTTGCTTGTGGCTTGACTCCAGATGTCTTTGTATATGATTCCTTACTAAAGGCATATCGTTTAAACAATGAAACTGCAGAAATTATTGGCTTGCTCAACGATATGGCCAAAAAGAGTGTTGTTCTTGACCAAGAATTAACTTGCACCATCTTAACATGCCTTTGCCAGAGTTCAGATCATGCTGCTATCTTGGATTCCCTGCCAAACTTTTCACAACCAACATCGGATGGAAAACAAATAACATGCAGTGAATTGTTGCTTAGACTTCATAAATCTCATCCAGAGCTTAAGTTACctgttgaaaattaa
- the LOC101221135 gene encoding protein CASP — protein sequence MESPQGGSERDKPPNSSSSTSAVSVVSSFWKEFDLEKEKSALDEQGLRIAENQENSQKNRRKLAESTRDFKKAQPEEKLNLFSSLLKSYQEEVDNLTKRAKFGENAFLNIYQKLYEAPDPYPALASIGEQDLKLSELESENRKMKVELEEFRTEATHLKNQQATIRRLEERNRQLEQQMEEKIKEIVEIKQRSLAEENQKALDAIKERERLLQDQLRREQESVSNMQKLHERAQSQLFELRAQSDEERAAKQSEVTLLMDEVERAQTRLLSLEREKGLLRSQLQSANDDTGNKKSDNLDLNSVLENSLSAKEKIISELNMELHNIETTLSSEREQHIIEIKNLNALINEKETAIDEMKRELQSRPTEKMVDDLRKKVKILQAVGYNSIEAEDWEVATSGEEMSKMESLLLDKNRKMEHELTQFKVKLSEKSSLLDTAESKIAELTEKVVEQQKLIQKLEEDILKGYNSKDQKGSLFDEWDLSEARGELSENVDRKHFPLDQDQSSMLKVICSQRDRFRARLREAEEEIRQLKEKIGQLTVDLEKTKADNVKLYGKIRYVQDYNLEKVVSRGSKKHAEDLESGSMSDVESKYKKIYEDDINPFAAFSRKEKDQRYKELGFRDRITLSSGRFLLGNKYARAFAFFYTIGLHILVFTCLYRMSALSHLSNGPEEFLVGDKHVNLPHGL from the exons ATGGAGTCTCCCCAAGGTGGATCCGAGAGGGACAAACCGCCCAACTCTTCATCCTCAACTTCCGCCGTTTCCGTCGTTTCTAGTTTCTGGAAAG AGTTTGATTTAGAGAAGGAGAAAAGTGCATTGGATGAACAAGGACTTAGGATAGCTGAAAACCAAGAAAATAGCCAGAAAAATCGCCGGAAGCTTGCAGAAAGTACAAGAG ATTTCAAGAAGGCTCAACCAGaggaaaaattgaacttgTTTAGTTCTCTACTTAAAAGTTACCAAGAAGAAGTCGATAATCTCACGAAGAGGGCgaaatttggagaaaatgCTTTTCTTAACATCTATCAAAAACTTTATGAGGCTCCAGATCCTTACCCTGCTCTTGCTTCAATTGGT GAACAAGATTTGAAGTTGTCTGAATTAGAATCTGAGAACAGGAAAATGAAAGTTGAGCTTGAAGAGTTTAGAACAGAAGCAACTCATTTAAAGAATCAGCAGGCCACTATTAGAAGACTTGAAGAGCGCAATCGGCAATTGGAGCAACAG ATGGaggagaaaataaaggaaattGTGGAAATCAAGCAACGCAGTTTGGCTGAAGAAAACCAGAAGGCATTAGATGCAATAAAAGAAAG GGAGAGATTGTTGCAAGATCAACTAAGACGAGAACAAGAAAGTGTTTCAAACATGCAAAAGCTACATGAACGTGCCCAGAGTCAATTGTTTGAACTTCGTGCTCAGTCAG aTGAAGAGAGGGCTGCAAAGCAGTCAGAGGTGACGCTTCTAATGGATGAAGTTGAGAGGGCTCAGACACGGCTTCTTAGCCTTGAACGGGAAAAG GGACTCCTGCGCTCTCAGTTACAATCAGCGAACGATGACACTGGCAATAAGAAAAG tgataatttagatttaaatagtGTCCTTGAGAATTCTTTGAGTGcgaaagaaaagattatctCAGAATTAAACATGGAACTTCACAACATTGAGACGACTTTATCAAGTGAACGAGAACAACATATTATTGAGATCAAGAATCTGAATGCATTGATTAATGAAAAG GAAACTGCTATTGATGAGATGAAGAGAGAGCTGCAATCAAGACCAACAGAAAAAATGGTTGATGATTTGCGGAAAAAAGTGAAGATTTTGCAA GCTGTAGGTTATAACTCAATTGAGGCTGAAGATTGGGAAGTTGCCACCAGTGGCGAAGAGATGAGCAAAATGGAGTCTCTTCTTCTTGATAAGAACCGAAAAATGGAACATGAACTTACACAGTTTAAG GTTAAACTTTCAGAAAAGTCATCTTTACTGGATACAGCTGAAAGCAAGATAGCTGAACTCACAGAAAAGGTTGTTGAACAGCAGAAGTTGATTCAGAAGTTGGAAGAAGACATTTTAAAG GGTTACAACTCCAAGGACCAAAAGGGTAGTTTATTTGATGAATGGGATCTTTCTGAGGCAAGGGGTGAGCTTTCTGAG AATGTAGATCGAAAACATTTCCCCTTGGATCAAGATCAAAGCTCAATGCTAAAAGTAATTTGTAGTCAGAGGGACCGTTTTAGAGCTCGCTTGCGAGAGGCAGAAGAG GAAATAAGACAATTGAAGGAGAAGATAGGACAACTTACAGTTGATCTAGAAAAGACAAAAGCTGATAACGTCAAATTGTATGGAAAGATACGTTATGTCCAGGATTACAACCTTGAAAAAGTAGTGTCCAGGGGATCAAAGAAG CATGCAGAGGATCTCGAAAGTGGTTCAATGTCTGACGTTGAATctaagtataaaaaaatatatgaggATGATATAAACCCATTTGCTGCGTTCTCCAGAAAG gAAAAGGATCAGAGGTACAAAGAGTTGGGCTTCAGAGACAGGATCACACTCAGCAGTGGGCGATTTCTTTTGGGGAACAA ATATGCCAGAGCTTTTGCATTTTTCTACACAATCGGGTTGCATATTTTGGTATTTACATGTCTTTACAGGATGTCAGCACTGAGTCATCTCAG TAATGGTCCTGAGGAATTTCTGGTTGGAGACAAACATGTAAACCTCCCACACGGACTTTAA